DNA from Nitrospira sp.:
CATCCGAAGGAGCTCATGCTCCGGAATCACGTGTAGAAAGGACCGACCATGCCGCACGTTGTCAGCGAAGGGGCCGGTGACCTACAGGGGCTGTTTCATATCTGGATTCGAAGGGTTCGATGTGAAGATGTGAAGATGTGAGCGGCGATTGACGCAAGTCTCAAAAGGAGGAGCAGAGACATGGCAGCTGTGCGACGAGGTGTCATTTTAGTGGGACACGGCGGCATTCCCAAGGGTTGCCCGCAGGAATTGGTGACGAAATTGAAACGACTGGAAGCTCAGCGGCGCGCGGCCAAGCAACCGGCGTCGGCTGAGGAGATGGAGCTGGATACCAAAATTCGCCAGTGGCCGAGGACGCCGGAGACGGACCCCTACCAAGCGGGGCTTGAGGCAGTGGCGGCGCGGTTGCGAACCGACCTCGGGGACCTGTTGTTCGCCGTGGCGTACAACGAATTTTGCGCACCTGCCCTCGAAGAATCGGTGGAAGCCCTCATCAAGAAGGGGGCGACGCACATAACCGTGGCGACGACGATGTTCACGCCGGGGGGATCGCATTCCGAAATCGAAATCCCCGAGATCCTCGAACAGCTTCGGAAGCAACACCCGACCGTTGTACTCTGTTATGCCTGGCCGTTCGATCTGAACCTGATTGCGAACACCCTGGCGGAGCAAATCAAACGATTTTCGTGACCGCCTGGAAGTTCGAAGAAGGGCCCGCAACTCACCGATGTCATCTGCATCGCGACCAGTGTAGAATCTGCTTCCGCAATTGACGAAGGGCCCTCCGAGCCGCGGTGGCTTGACGGGCGTGGCTTCCAATGGAGCGCAAGAAGCATGATGCTGCAAGACGACCTTATCGCTGCCTTTCACAAGACCGAGGCCTTCAAGTGGGATCCTGAGGGCCGGTTCAAGCTGGCCTCGGGACTGCTGAGCCAGTTTTACGTCGATTGCCGGACGTTGATGGCGTTTCCGCATGCCCGCCACCTGGTCGCACGACTGGCCTATGAGGCGATCAAGGATCTGGACGTCGATTGTCTCGGAGGGTTGGAGATCGGGGCGATTTCGATTGCGACCAGCATCTCGGACTTTGCGTACTCCGCCGCGCCGCGCCGAGAGTGGCGCACGTTCTTCGTGCGGAAGCAGGCGAAGGATCACGGCCTGGGCCGGCTCGTCGAGGGAGTCGTCCAGGCCGGGGATCGCGCGCTGATCGTGGACGACGTCCTCACCAGCGGCGGCTCGGTGCTGAAGGCCGTCACAGCGGCCCGTGATGCCGGACTTCAAGTAAGGGAAGCGTTGGTGATCGTCGATCGCAAGGAGCAGGATGGTCGTGCGCGTATTGAGCGGGAGCAGGTGCGGGTGCGGTGCCTCCTCACCATCGACGACCTCATGAAAGGCCGGCGCTGAGGCCGGTCACCGGTACTCACTTACACTGAAACTGAATGCCCCAGCGCCGCTCTTCCACCACGTCGCTCGATCCCGCGACGGGGCTCGCCTGACGCAACCGGCCCTTCGTCTCTCCTTCGCGGACGGTCGTGTACCCGCCGGGGCACTTCTGTTCCATC
Protein-coding regions in this window:
- a CDS encoding phosphoribosyltransferase, which produces MMLQDDLIAAFHKTEAFKWDPEGRFKLASGLLSQFYVDCRTLMAFPHARHLVARLAYEAIKDLDVDCLGGLEIGAISIATSISDFAYSAAPRREWRTFFVRKQAKDHGLGRLVEGVVQAGDRALIVDDVLTSGGSVLKAVTAARDAGLQVREALVIVDRKEQDGRARIEREQVRVRCLLTIDDLMKGRR